The Malus sylvestris chromosome 12, drMalSylv7.2, whole genome shotgun sequence genome contains a region encoding:
- the LOC126591846 gene encoding UBP1-associated protein 2C-like isoform X2: MLRATMTISQQIRRTTFAPCSNLLLNPSWSISSPNYPVHRKLFVRGLAWNTSSETLRAAFSEHGEIEEGAVIYEKASGKSRGYGFITYKHMESTQCALRAPSKLIDGRLAVCNLAAEGLSGTPATLDLTQRKLYIGGLSPNVTSEMLLHFFGRHGDIEEGSVAYDKDTNESRGFGFVTYRAVEAAKKAIDDPQKTLGGRNIIVKLADSHKGRTVQTQLPPAMVPMALPLVPPGYPQPGKAHAGTPPVGYSYPQTIAAYPDSSYPGPQPPYPAQSQIPYPYYIGKQ; encoded by the exons ATCTCAACAAATTCGGAGGACCACCTTCGCTCCTTGCTCGAACCTCTTGCTAAATCCCAGCTGGTCGATCTCCTCGCCAAACT ATCCTGTTCATAGAAAGCTTTTCGTTCGTGGGTTGGCCTGGAACACTTCTTCCGAAACCTTGCGTGCT GCATTTAGTGAGCATGGAGAGATTGAGGAAGGGGCTGTCATCTATGAAAAAGCAAGTGGGAAATCGCGTGGCTATGGTTTTATTACTTACAAGCACATGGAATCTACTCAGTGTGCGCTCAGAGCACCTAGCAAGTTGATTGAT ggTCGCCTTGCTGTTTGTAATCTAGCAGCTGAGGGGTTAAGTGGGACACCTGCTACACTTGATCTTACCCAGAGGAAACTCTACATTGGGGGCTTGTCTCCAAATGTCACAAGTGAGATGCTTCTTCACTTTTTTGGCAGGCATGGTGATATAGAAGAAGGTTCAGTTGCATATGATAAAGATACAAATGAGTCACG tGGGTTTGGCTTTGTTACATACAGGGCAGTGGAGGCTGCAAAGAAGGCTATAGATGATCCACAAAAGACCCTTGGG GGGAGAAATATCATTGTGAAGCTTGCTGATTCACACAAGGGTCGAACAGTACAAACACAGCTACCCCCGGCAATGGTTCCAATGGCCTTACCTCTAGTGCCGCCTGGATATCCCCAGCCTGGAAAAGCACATGCTGGCACCCCCCCTGTCGGTTACAGCTATCCTCAAACCATAGCAGCATACCCTGATTCTTCTTACCCAGGTCCTCAACCTCCATACCCGGCACAGTCACAAATTCCCTATCCATATTATATTGGCAAACAATGA
- the LOC126594565 gene encoding transcription termination factor MTEF18, mitochondrial-like → MTHLKKFRTVSVLKWVSSNFDENHLRSTTPLHPIGYYFFLNVQNPRFYSTKRAPRVTESRENLDKTLNGNGKQLREAQAALLDYLYYTRSLQFGDAENMSKNSPHFLRKLLNCVDNETEVGPSIARFLRYHPINEFEPFFESLGLKPSEYVSYLPRNLMFLTDDGLLLHNYTVLWRYGIARNKIGKIYREAAEVFRYDFEVLESKLQAYEELGISQSALIKFIVASPYLLIGDVNAAFVEVLERLKSSGFETSWIVENLLEDHSYNWSRMLEVLHLFSEMGCSNEQLGQLIGGHPDILFEASGETTFSLIGFLLKFGSTMSEIYSVFLRFPEIQVMKFFLNLRKCILVFNEIEMEAAEIGKIIRSHPLLLGSCAMKKTNSLLAYLKVGKKRLSRYIQENPEELKNWVLGRRVEPLPNVRGYNAQKTQFLLGIGFVENSDKMKNALKVFRGKGTELKERFDCIVNAGLTSEDVCEMIKVSPQILNQRKDVLEMKIDFLVNHLGYPVSSLVDFPSFLAYRIERVNLRVSMYNWLKGQGTADSKLALGTIIAMSDAKFLRVYVNPHPTGPKVWEDFKSKIYSS, encoded by the coding sequence ATGACCCATTTGAAAAAATTCAGAACAGTATCCGTTCTCAAATGGGTTTCTTCCAATTTTGATGAAAACCACCTTAGATCAACAACCCCACTTCACCCAATTGGGTATTACTTTTTCCTCAATGTTCAAAACCCTAGATTTTACAGCACCAAAAGGGCTCCTCGTGTGACCGAAAGTCGCGAAAACCTGGATAAAACTTTGAATGGCAATGGAAAACAGTTAAGAGAAGCGCAAGCTGCATTGCTGGATTACTTATATTATACTAGAAGCTTACAGTTTGGGGATGCTGAGAATATGAGTAAAAACTCCCCACATTTTCTGAGGAAGCTTTTGAACTGCGTTGATAATGAAACGGAAGTTGGGCCTTCAATTGCCCGGTTCTTGCGTTACCACCCTATCAATGAGTTTGAACCTTTCTTTGAGAGCTTGGGCTTGAAGCCTTCCGAGTATGTTTCTTATCTTCCGCGGAATTTGATGTTCTTGACTGATGATGGTTTGTTGCTTCATAATTACACGGTTCTGTGGCGTTATGGGATTGCACGCAATAAGATCGGAAAGATATATAGAGAAGCTGCAGAAGTCTTTCGATATGATTTTGAGGTTTTGGAATCGAAACTTCAGGCTTATGAAGAACTAGGTATCAGCCAATCTGCTTTGATTAAGTTCATTGTTGCTAGTCCTTATCTTTTAATTGGGGATGTGAATGCGGCATTTGTTGAGGtattggaaagattgaagagtTCTGGATTTGAAACCAGTTGGATTGTGGAGAATTTATTGGAAGACCATTCTTATAACTGGAGTCGGATGCTTGAAGTTCTACATTTGTTTAGTGAGATGGGTTGCAGCAATGAGCAATTGGGTCAACTAATTGGTGGGCACCCAGATATTTTATTTGAGGCTTCAGGGGAAACAACATTTTCACTAATTGGGTTCTTACTGAAATTTGGATCCACAATGAGCGAGATATATTCAGTGTTTCTACGGTTTCCAGAAATTCAAGTTATGAAATTTTTCTTGAATTTGAGAAAATGCATTTTGGTCTTTAATGAGATTGAGATGGAGGCTGCAGAGATTGGGAAGATTATCCGTTCTCATCCCCTGTTACTGGGCTCATGTGCTATGAAAAAAACTAACAGCTTACTTGCTTACTTGAAAGTCGGAAAGAAGCGCCTGTCGAGGTACATACAGGAGAATCCAGAAGAATTAAAGAATTGGGTTTTGGGTAGAAGAGTTGAGCCACTTCCAAATGTCAGAGGGTACAATGCTCAGAAGACTCAGTTCTTGTTAGGCATAGGTTTTGTAGAGAACTCAGATAAAATGAAGAACGCACTAAAGGTATTTCGAGGAAAAGGAACGGAGCTCAAAGAAAGATTCGATTGCATTGTCAATGCTGGTTTGACAAGCGAGGATGTCTGTGAAATGATTAAGGTATCCCCGCAAATACTTAACCAGAGAAAGGATGTGTTAgaaatgaagattgattttctTGTAAATCATTTGGGTTATCCTGTATCATCTCTGGTGGACTTTCCGTCTTTTCTTGCCTACAGAATTGAAAGGGTCAATCTTAGGGTATCGATGTACAATTGGCTCAAAGGTCAAGGAACAGCAGACTCTAAGCTTGCCTTGGGCACCATTATTGCAATGTCAGATGCTAAGTTTTTAAGGGTATATGTAAATCCTCATCCTACTGGTCCGAAAGTATGGGAAGATTTCAAGAGTAAAATTTATTCCTCATAA
- the LOC126591846 gene encoding UBP1-associated protein 2A-like isoform X1 codes for MDVKKRKLEDASGNDDDISTNSEDHLRSLLEPLAKSQLVDLLAKLGSQYPSIAEEIKGVASADPVHRKLFVRGLAWNTSSETLRAAFSEHGEIEEGAVIYEKASGKSRGYGFITYKHMESTQCALRAPSKLIDGRLAVCNLAAEGLSGTPATLDLTQRKLYIGGLSPNVTSEMLLHFFGRHGDIEEGSVAYDKDTNESRGFGFVTYRAVEAAKKAIDDPQKTLGGRNIIVKLADSHKGRTVQTQLPPAMVPMALPLVPPGYPQPGKAHAGTPPVGYSYPQTIAAYPDSSYPGPQPPYPAQSQIPYPYYIGKQ; via the exons ATCTCAACAAATTCGGAGGACCACCTTCGCTCCTTGCTCGAACCTCTTGCTAAATCCCAGCTGGTCGATCTCCTCGCCAAACT AGGTTCCCAATATCCTTCAATTGCAGAAGAAATTAAGGGTGTTGCTAGTGCAGATCCTGTTCATAGAAAGCTTTTCGTTCGTGGGTTGGCCTGGAACACTTCTTCCGAAACCTTGCGTGCT GCATTTAGTGAGCATGGAGAGATTGAGGAAGGGGCTGTCATCTATGAAAAAGCAAGTGGGAAATCGCGTGGCTATGGTTTTATTACTTACAAGCACATGGAATCTACTCAGTGTGCGCTCAGAGCACCTAGCAAGTTGATTGAT ggTCGCCTTGCTGTTTGTAATCTAGCAGCTGAGGGGTTAAGTGGGACACCTGCTACACTTGATCTTACCCAGAGGAAACTCTACATTGGGGGCTTGTCTCCAAATGTCACAAGTGAGATGCTTCTTCACTTTTTTGGCAGGCATGGTGATATAGAAGAAGGTTCAGTTGCATATGATAAAGATACAAATGAGTCACG tGGGTTTGGCTTTGTTACATACAGGGCAGTGGAGGCTGCAAAGAAGGCTATAGATGATCCACAAAAGACCCTTGGG GGGAGAAATATCATTGTGAAGCTTGCTGATTCACACAAGGGTCGAACAGTACAAACACAGCTACCCCCGGCAATGGTTCCAATGGCCTTACCTCTAGTGCCGCCTGGATATCCCCAGCCTGGAAAAGCACATGCTGGCACCCCCCCTGTCGGTTACAGCTATCCTCAAACCATAGCAGCATACCCTGATTCTTCTTACCCAGGTCCTCAACCTCCATACCCGGCACAGTCACAAATTCCCTATCCATATTATATTGGCAAACAATGA
- the LOC126591830 gene encoding pentatricopeptide repeat-containing protein At2g29760, chloroplastic-like, with amino-acid sequence MATLSTPLISLPRHPNPSSPTTVNNDLRSSSHTAVIPQIEQCTNIGQLKQVHAQMLRTGLFFDPYSTSKLISACALSSFSSIDYARQMFDQIPQPNLYTWNTLIRAYASSADPVESILVFLDMLYGCSECPNKYTYPFVIKAASELRALHTGGAIHGMAIKSSLGSDIYILNSLVHFYGTCGDLGLARRVFGKTPKKDVVSWNSIITVFAQGNCPEEALELFKEMEAENVEPNDVTMVGVLSACGQKVDLEFGRWVCLYIARNRITENLTLNNAVLDMYVKCGSVEEAKILFDRMPEKDIVSWTTMLDGYAQSRNYDKAWRIFDAMPSQDIAAWNVLISSYEQSGKPKEALAVFNELQKSKSPKPDGVTLVSTLAACSQLGAIELGGQIHVYMKKQGIKMNSHLTTSLIDMYAKCGDLDKALEVFNSVERRDVFVWSAMISGFAMHGRGRDALDIFSKMLEAKVNPNAVTFTNLLCACSHAGLVDKGKMFFYQMEPVYSVVPGVKHYACMVNILGRSGNLEEAVELIEKMKTPPTASVWGALLAACGLHGSFELAEKACSHMLELDPRNHGHYVLLSNIYAKTGKWEEVSGLRKLVRDLGIKKERGCSSIEANGSVHEFLVGDNFHPLCKEIYSKLDEIAGRLKLVGYVPNKSHLLHFWEEEDMKDHALILHSEKLAIAFGLISLSPSQPIQVVKNLCVCGDCHTVAKLISKLYGRVILLRDRYRFHHFRDGHCSCNDYW; translated from the coding sequence ATGGCAACTCTGAGCACCCCACTCATCTCTCTGCCACGTCACCCAAACCCTTCATCCCCCACAACGGTCAATAACGACCTTCGCTCCTCAAGCCACACAGCAGTTATACCACAAATTGAGCAATGCACCAACATAGGTCAGCTGAAGCAAGTCCATGCCCAGATGCTCCGTACAGGCCTATTCTTCGACCCCTACTCGACCAGCAAGCTCATCAGCGCCTGCGCTCTCTCCTCGTTCTCGAGCATCGACTATGCTCGCCAAATGTTCGATCAAATTCCCCAGCCAAATCTCTACACTTGGAACACCCTCATTCGGGCTTACGCGTCGAGCGCAGACCCAGTTGAGAGCATCCTCGTATTTCTGGACATGCTTTATGGGTGTTCGGAGTGTCCTAATAAGTATACTTACCCTTTTGTGATTAAGGCGGCTTCGGAGCTACGAGCTTTGCATACTGGAGGAGCTATTCATGGAATGGCGATAAAGTCTTCACTTGGTTCGGATATTTACATTCTTAATTCGCTTGTGCATTTTTATGGAACGTGCGGGGATTTGGGTTTGGCGCGTAGGGTTTTTGGGAAGACTCCTAAGAAAGATGTTGTGTCTTGGAATTCTATCATCACGGTTTTTGCGCAGGGGAATTGTCCTGAGGAGGCGTTGGAGTTGTTTAAGGAAATGGAGGCGGAGAATGTGGAACCCAATGATGTGACAATGGTTGGCGTGTTGTCGGCTTGTGGGCAGAAGGTGGATTTGGAGTTTGGGAGGTGGGTTTGTCTGTATATTGCAAGGAACAGAATTACTGAGAATTTGACTTTGAATAATGCTGTGCTTGATATGTATGTGAAATGCGGGAGCGTTGAAGAGGCGAAAATATTGTTTGATAGGATGCCAGAGAAGGATATTGTCTCATGGACTACTATGCTTGATGGGTATGCTCAGTCGAGGAATTATGATAAGGCTTGGCGGATTTTTGATGCGATGCCTAGTCAAGATATTGCTGCATGGAATGTACTCATCTCTTCTTATGAACAAAGTGGTAAGCCGAAGGAGGCTTTGGCTGTTTTCAATGAGTTGCAGAAAAGCAAGAGTCCGAAACCTGATGGAGTCACTCTAGTTAGTACTCTAGCAGCCTGTTCTCAACTGGGAGCGATTGAACTTGGTGGGCAGATACATGTTTACATGAAGAAGCAGGGAATTAAGATGAATAGTCACCTCACAACATCACTTATTGACATGTATGCAAAGTGTGGGGATCTGGATAAGGCACTTGAGGTATTTAATTCGGTTGAGAGGAGAGATGTGTTCGTTTGGAGTGCCATGATTTCTGGTTTTGCGATGCATGGGCGAGGGAGGGATGCACTGGATATTTTCTCAAAAATGCTAGAAGCTAAGGTGAACCCAAATGCTGTGACATTTACCAACCTCTTATGCGCTTGTAGCCACGCAGGTTTGGTGGACAAGGGTAAAATGTTTTTCTATCAAATGGAGCCAGTTTACAGCGTTGTGCCTGGAGTAAAGCACTATGCCTGCATGGTCAATATTCTTGGTCGTTCAGGCAATCTGGAGGAAGCCGTAGAACTGATAGAGAAAATGAAAACACCTCCTACTGCTTCTGTATGGGGTGCTCTTCTTGCGGCCTGTGGACTTCAtggcagttttgagcttgctgAAAAGGCTTGTAGCCATATGCTTGAGCTGGATCCCAGAAACCATGGACACTATGTTCTCTTATCAAATATATATGCTAAAACAGGGAAATGGGAAGAAGTGTCCGGGTTAAGGAAGCTTGTGCGAGATTTGGGAATAAAGAAAGAACGAGGCTGTAGCTCAATTGAAGCCAATGGTAGTGTTCATGAATTTCTTGTTGGTGATAACTTTCACCCTCTGTGCAAAGAAATCTATTCAAAGTTGGATGAGATAGCAGGGAGATTGAAGTTGGTGGGGTATGTGCCAAACAAGTCACATCTACTACATTTTTGGGAGGAAGAAGACATGAAGGATCATGCCCTAATCCTTCACAGTGAGAAGTTAGCGATCGCCTTTGGGCTTATTAGCTTGAGTCCTTCTCAACCAATTCAGGTTGTGAAGAATCTTTGTGTTTGTGGAGACTGCCACACAGTTGCTAAGCTCATATCGAAGCTTTATGGTAGGGTGATATTGCTGAGAGATCGATATCGATTTCATCATTTCAGAGATGGGCACTGCTCATGTAATGACTACTGGTGA